Genomic segment of Hoplias malabaricus isolate fHopMal1 chromosome 14, fHopMal1.hap1, whole genome shotgun sequence:
ACACGCACAAATCTTCTGGGATTGTTCAGGGTAGGTTTCTTGGGGCACGCTGGCCAAAAGACAATAGGAGGAAAGCTTTAAGGCAGCAGTGGGTATTGGACAACAACCACAAACAATTAAACTCCAGTGTAGGAAAGAGTTACACaaatattaatacaaaatattttcatgttttttgtgtAGTGCTATAAATGTCCACCCAGCCAGGTCAGTAACTCAAATGGTCCCAGGAATAAACTTTAATAAAGTTAGAAGAGTGGTCACAAGTTGTGACAGCATGTGCAAGAATTGTAGTGCCTATGACTTCCATCTGTTTCAACTACCCCCAGAAATCTACATATTTTCTAACTTTAATTTTGAGCCATTCTTAAAAGATTCTCTTCTGATTATGTGTTGTGGGTGAAAAAAAGCATCTTAGAACAAAGAACATTGTAAAGAATCACATTGAACACTTTATCTCCCCGTTGAACCGATCTTAATAGCAGGATGTTCTTGGGAAAAATGGGACCTGAGTATTAAGCTGAACACTATGAAAGTATTACATTTAtaacattatgttttatttatttttataaatataatctTTCCATTTTTTGGGCTGGAAAAATCAATTAATAACCACAAGCAATGAGAGCCTTGATAACTTCAGTTTTTGTGTAAGTTTTCTATGTTTATGAACAACTCTTCTCAAGCCAAATATCCCAAGTCCTGGCAGCCATAACTACCTGTTGTTCTAATTCTTTATAATGGTTGTACACAGCCTGGGCTTTCATTGTTGATCTGCTACTACTGCTCAAATAGAACTCTCTGTGTCTCTAAAGAGGAGAAAAGTAAAGGAACCAGTATTTTGAAATACCATTATTGTAACTGTACACaggatacattttattttacatggaATCTCTccaacagaaacaataaaaaaaaaaattataaaatgcaaaataataataataaatgtaatataaataaataaaaaattatatatatatatatatatatatatatatatatatatatatatatatatatatatatatatatatatatatatatatctttaataATTTCTATATTGGAGGGATTaccttttactttcataattaaTTGCTTAAAAGTTATGttacaattaataataatagatgCTGAATTGAGCCCAAGTGCTTCAACTCTGAATCACTGGTCCACAGAGCGACACCCAGACACTTAAAGAGTAAATTCTCTGGGAGTCAAATCCTCTAAATCCATTTACTTCGACTATATTCTGCGGCTTTCACCATGAAGTTTGGCAGGATGGCTTGGAAATCATAATCTGAAAATATTCTAGGACATTTCATAGCATTATCTTTCCCATGTTATATAATGAAATGAACACTGCAGAACTcaaattgaaattttttttgtgATCTCCTTTTGATACGACCAATGCCCAGAACTCTGTACCAGACAGTATTCAAACAAATTTACTACAAAACAATGAGGAATACACTGGAAAGCTTTTGGGAAACATAAACTTGTCAATGAAAACACTACACAGTATGTGCCCATAGTGCTTTAGCATACATCATTCCTACAGCAGGATGTAAGTGAAGGCCAAGTGCTACTGAAACATCTCCAGAGTGCTTTATGAGCTGCAGGCCACTATGACCTCAGTCAGGGAAACTGGCGCTAGGTTTGAtaagagtccagcaaactgctgCCCAGGCCCCCTCCACCAATTGCTCGGACACATTTCAGGAAAGCCATATTGTTCTGGACAGGATGCTTCCCTTTTCATGAAATCAGGGCTGTGGAGAGGGGACTGACAGAGTGGGACAGCCTGTTcttcagagagagtgtgtgtaagagagaccAAAAGTTTGCCTTGCATGGTGAGAAAATAGTGggtaaagaaaaagaacaaaaaagataaatatCAGACCGACTACATAAGCACAATAGGCTATTTGTCTTAATTCGGACTAGGCTATGGGCATTTTAGAAAACTTGGCACTCACAATGACATCATCACAAGGAGAGGGGAAAGACATGCTCATTTGGCCTTTTATTGCCCTGTTTAACCTGGCACAATCTAAAGCAGTGTTTCCTGTCAACACTTGGCCATGAGTTCACCTTTCACACACCAGAGTTGAACAGCAACATAACCTTTTATCAATAGATTTTCTATACCCTCACAGCAGTATCAAACTAACATGATCTCAAAAATTAGTTCATATATGACAAAAGGGGTACTACTGCAGATACTTGTAACATTTATATGTTAtgatttattatattatcattaagCAAGTGCACATTCACTAGTGGCTCTGTTTTGCTAAAACCGTGCAAATGGCCTGTTAAACACCCACAAGCTACAGAAGCGAGCTACAGAACGAGAAGTGTAAGTTGTTGTAGGAGAATGTCAAGGAAGATGGCCACAGAAGGATGACAAACTGAAATCTTAACATTCTGGTGATCACTTGAATAATTAGATAACTGCAGAAATCTGATTAAGAACGGATTATTAAgtgcatgcaaacacacactttgAAACCAGGGGGTTCAAACTATCTAAATGTGCAACATAACTCTGCTGCAAGGAAAACACCAtataatcaatcaatcacaaCTACCACAAAGTCCTAACTCTTTTGTGGAAAAATTAAGGCAAAATACAAGAACAGTTTGGCAAGCAGAGGTGTGCATTCATACAGGAAGGCCAAAAAGCAATAGAGGAAACAAGCAAATAACAGGAACTTCTAAAAATAAAGACACTTAGTGATGCCACAGCTATATATGTAGTTGACAACTGAGCCCCTTGACTTCCTGCACATAATTGTCCATTAAGAAAGCGAAATGCATCTCAATGACAACAAAAAGAGGCCAATCCAGCTCAGTTCAGCTGGTTCTTCAGAAGAATCGCTGTATGCTAAGTCATCTTGTGTGTTCTGAAGGTCTGAGAATTTTAGCACTGAGATGACCCTGGTTGAACCAAACTTGGGATTTCACCGTCAGTAAATGCATGCAGTGATTGCAGGAAAAAGTCGAGATTGCATTGTGCTTATCATCTAATCCCAAACTATTATGTTATGATATAACACAATGTGAAATATAATTGTACAACTACATTTATCAATTTTAAACATCTTGGTATTGGTAAGCCAACATTAGCAGGTTTTAGTCAGGTTACTGGGGTCATTCATGGTCTGACCTCATTCTTGGCATTTGGCTAAACTGTGGATAAAGGTCGAGGTGGATTTTGCCAAGCCCACCTCAGGACGTCACTGGGAGGAAATGCAGTGATTGCAGGAAGACAACCAGATTGCATCGTTTATatcatgtgactgtccaccaaaAACACCAGTATAATGAGGCACAACGTGCattctcacacacgcacacataaaTCCCAAGCCAAGGAATGTTCACTGATGTGGTAAAAACGGCCTACATTATagcacattatatatatagGCTGATCACCCTCAggctgttgtgtgttgttgtaaGGGCTGTAAGATCCACCAGCTGCCTCTTGATTTCCTAAAACTCATTGTAATCTTTTTAATGCAGTATAACTAAAGACAGACAATCAACTGAGCCACAAGAGAATAGACAGATTAACTTCgtgatatctctctctctctctctctctctcacacacacacacacacacacataatgctgggattgtgtgtgtgtgtgtgtgtgtgtgtgtgtgtgtgtgtgtgtaccatagTTAAAATTTAGGGTGGGCCGGTCTCCATTAAGAAACTCATTCATTTCATCCAATATATCATTTTGCACAAGGCTGCAACATACAAATAAACATTCTGATCAGccacaggattttttttaaacatttcacattaGTAACTAAAGCATTGATAATACTTTTTTTCTActgataatatttaatattaattccaCACGAATCCATATGGGCTTTGGGGATCTGGAAAAGGCAGGGTGTACTCAGGGAGTATGGGTTGGCAGTTTTGCATGAAATCAGACTTGTTCAATTGGGTGCTGGATTCTGCCAGGGCTTTGCCTCATCTCCACTCCTGTTGCTAATGCTGAATAGGGTGGCAGAGTCTGGGCGAGGTGTGGCAACTGCAGTAATGCAGTCATTGTACAAGACCGTAGTGGTGAAGAGAAAAATTAGCCAAACTGCACTTTTTATAAGTTGATCTACATCTCACGCTCATCTATGTCATCAGCTTTGGGTAGACAGAGAATAAGATAAATAGTAAACAAAAGCAGATAAAGTGACCAAATCTTGCAGCCCTCACATATACATATCAAATTACCAAAGTCTTTTTCTTATAATAACactaataattatttcttataaTAATTCTAATAATTGAGAAAAATACCATCGGACATTCCTCTGCCTCCAAAGGTACTTGCACTTACTCTCCCAGTGTTGGTGGGATTGTGTGTTGGGGATGACAGCTAAGAGCTTATGGGATGAAATTggagaaaataaatgactgagtgAAAATCGGACAAAATGCATGctattaaaaaaagtaaatcaaTGATATACTTAGCTTCTTAAGCTTCAATGTTAAGTGAAGCTGACACTCTCATGTAGATTTATTCCAATGTTGTTTTGGCCAAAATCTCAATATGTCCCTCTTTGTTAGTCACAGTCACAAATGGTGCATACATTCTTATATATCCTGCCATAAACAAACTTCAGATCATCCACAAAGGCTTACATTATTCATGTCTATtctgagacagacacacacagagattgttTCATACAGTAAGATCACTCTCGGGAGGAGGTCTTTGTGTAAaatgaagagagggagagattcgAAAGAGAGGAAATCCTATTTACATTCTTTCTAAAACATACTGTGCAGGCgagcacacaagcacacacagatCTTTCTCTCCCACTAAATACAAGCTGTCAGTGTAACTTACTGCTGAAAGTAAGGGTAAAATTTAACAGATGTCAGCTCCACATTCCATGTACCTTCTTAAAATGCAAccaaaataaatgaatctgtCTCTATctattatattaatacataGGGCAAGAGGAACACCAAAAATTTAAGCACTGACATAACCAAACATATGTCACAAATTGTCTAATAAAATATTTGCCTCAAAAACAGatgttatttttacattcataATGGGCAAAGATGTGTTATAGTAGGAACAAAACAAGCTTCAGAAACAAATATGTATACTACacgttttttaatatttcacctGAAATTCAGGCTGTATAAAAGGAGGATAGTAGGAAAATGCatttagggctgtgccatatcgtatcgttcgcaataatatcatcataatttttaaaatgattttaaaaagtcaataCCATGATATAATATTATAACATGTTTACCTAACGACGTCACACAATTAGCCATAATACAGCATACGTTCTTTATACGAGTCGTTTAGGCACAATGAACTATGGTAGAGAGTGGCTGCGAAtgattgaaattacatttgtaataaataaaatcatctaatacttttaatatatattacatatatttaatataataaataataaaataacatgttcttgaaattaataaaagtatttttaattgttttgtcATATCACCAAGGATACTGTTATCGTGCAAATACCCTAaaatattatgatattattttagggccatatcgcccgcCCCTAAACGcattaatgtaataataaaatgcCTTAACTTTATTTTCATGGCCAAAGTGCCTAAATGGTAATGTGAACCAGgaggaaaaatgtaaatatgcatTTGCAACAACATGCAGATTCAACTAGAATGTTGACTGCGAAGTTTATTTTTCTAAGCATCATAGTCCTTCATATGTCACATACATAAGAGAAAATATGCGTAGCATAAGTGGAAAATAGGGTGAAGTTGAAAAATTAGGTGAGGCAGGCAGACGAGTGCAAGAAAAAGTGCAAGAGTAATGTTAGTATATTCCTGTTAAATGTCTGATAACAGCAGAGGGCAATCTGAGTAAAAACAGACCAGTTGTACTATAAATTACACACGGACACACCAGCAGGAAAGCACAGAATGTTCCGGGAGTCCAAACCCTGGCGATGTCCAGCTTCACACCGATGGGGCGTAcataagtgtctgtgtgtgcactcAGGAGACAAAGGGAAGCATCTGCTAAAATCAAAGTTTGTCTACTATTGTCCAGGTCAGGGTGCTGTTGCTGCCCCAATACATGCTCCACATGGCTAATAGCCCATTTGCATAGTTGTCTCTGGGCCAAGGTGTCAGGAATAAGATTAACAATAGCAACCACGCAAACACAAGTGTGTAGTCACACTTATCTCCTcacctgctgtgtttgtgtgaaactgaaataaacacagacacacacacacacacacacacacacacacacacacacacacacacacacactcaccctctgcTTGAGACGGTCCCTTTCTCTCAGTGTCAGAGTGTCAGCTTTAGCAATGACAGGGACGATATTCACTTTGCTGTGGATGGCTTTCATGAACTCCACATCCAGGGGTTTTAATCTAGTAGAAAACACACGCacagccccccccccacacacacattattacataaagaaaataaaaccaaacttGGTTGGTGTTTAAAACAATGTTGTGTCCTGAGCAATGCTCAGAAACTGTGTGTGCATTAAAGCATGATTTACCCATGACCAAATGGAGATATGAAGTAGAAGCAGCAGTGAACTCTGTTGTCCACAATGTGTCTGCGGTTAAGGCCACTCTCATCATGCAGGTAGCGCTCAAACTGATTATCAATGTACTGGATGATAGTCTTAAAGCTGATGAGGAAACATgataaaatgtgtaaatgctCAAGTTTATATTAGGGCAAATATGGGTAATATGTCAAAAGTCATACACAAACCGTTCATAATTTGCATTCAAAATGCCATTAACTACAAGATAAAATTTGTCAGAAACGGCAGAAAATATATTCAATAGAAAGTTACACAAACTTTACATTAAATTTGTCCACTCTTCCTCACTTCCTTCAAAGTTTAATATCAATGTGTTATAGCTGTTCCATACCAACAAAAGCTCTTCCCAAATGGGTTCATTTAAAACAGGCACTCACATCCACAACTGCCTGAACATACTTTAGTTGCTATGCAAATTTCTGTCATGTGCATCtaacaggaaaataaaaaaggggggaaaacCTACTCAGAAAATGTGATTCCTAACCATGGTTCAGAAAGACCAAATAAATGACTCAAATGAATAGTGCTTacagctttcatctttgagagattTAACACTGTATATGTATTGCTGAATAATATTCAGTTTAATACAAAGAACTAAAATATAATTGCTGATTGCAAGTTAAAAGGAAATACTCTTTTGTCATACTACTGCACAACACAACAAAGTTCTCTCTTCATCTAAAGCTGAACTCAAAACCAAGGACGTTGCTAACAACCGATGTTGAAATacacaattttacattttaataataaattctgCAGAGATGAGTATCAGAAGGAAGCACTATGCACATGTTCTACTCCGGCACACAAGACCATAAATTAGTCAGattgcacacaaacaaacattctCATGAATCACCATAGATTGGACCTAGTTATCTGATGCTTGTGTTCCGCTGTTTGAATGCTCAACATGCACACTACATCTCATAGGAATCACCTCTGCTCCTCCACTGCCCAGACACACAGATATTATCTTCCTTCAGTTATGTCCTCACGTCTGTTTTTCTGAAACCACAACACTGACAAATCTCCCTCAAGGCAAAATGTCCAAAAGAGGACAAATGGAAATGACTATATGTTGTCAGGTGGATGCCACTGCAGAGGCAGAATGTTAAGCAGGGAGGAAATTATTTCATCAAACACCACATTCTCAGCGTTCCACAGGAAGACACCAGACCACAGTTATGAATAATAGGTATTTCAATTTCCGCATTTATTTGCCAGGGAACAGGTGCCCTtgaaatcacacaaacacacacactgaccagtcTTGACTGTTGATGGCATCTCCGTAACCAGGTGTGTCCACCACGGTGAGGCGGAGCTTAACCCCTCTCTCCTCTATCTCCACTGTCGATGCTTCAATCTGCACTGTACGTTCAATCTTCTCTGCAATTAACGTAATAATAAACAATCTCTGAGAAACAACGTACATGGATATACTCACAGAAAAATAACTTTACACAATTAATTTCATGGAGAGTTGAGCGCTCGCTAAACTCCTCCACTACAAACCAAATATTCAATAGCATCTTGGAAGCTATaactagatttttttttgtaggttACTTCCAATTCAGATCCAGAGGATTTGGAGTAAAACTTTACCCATTTACTAAATGAAAGACACAAAATTGATGTTTACGGTCTTCATTAAATAGAGTGAAAAGGCATTATTTGACAAAAATCATGGACAAATTTTACGTGTGCTCCATGGTATGTAGGTTCACAAGCAGCATGTCTTAGTAACAAACAAAGTTTTCTTTGTAAGTGTAAATTGTAACAattggcttttttatttgtCCCTTTTCAATTTTGCACCATTTAATCTTTGCTTGTagcttaaaatatttatttatttaattagcaTACAGTAAAAAGCTACTTTTATTTACGTGTCATTAATTTAGGCTTTAGTCTGTATCATTAAAATCTATTTTTGATAAGCTGCCAAACCTCATGGCATTATGCATGTAGCCTTCAAATATATACTGAGATCTGTTAAAGCATTCAGGGGTACAACACCCCGCTAAAGTCAGCCACCAAAAAACTGACATAGGACTCCATATATGATGTTAAATGTGACTGATTAAAAGAAGGGTTAAAAAACAATTAACTGCACTCCAAAACAAAACCAACCAAGACATTAATATTTCCCAATCCAAGATGATTTAGAAATGAAACTATTCATAAAACAGACTTGACTGTAAGCCCCCACAGTCACTGTCAGAGTAAAAGTCCATCTTGAGCACAATAATAATTGATATTAAAGTTCAGTAAAACAGGGCCAGGTAAAGATATGTGACCTTTCAGAAACAGAGCCACGGGCTCTGACTTTCATTAAAAGTGGGCTGTTTTCTTCAAAGTTTTAATACACATTCTACTCAGCTGAAGGCTTTAGGGGGCTTTTCCAACAGACAAATCAAAATGAAAGCCTTTCTGCATTCCACGAGCAGCACTGTGTTTCAGAAACTTCTTAAACTAACTATTCATCTATTCAGACTTATTTCATTATAGGTAGGGGGCCAAGGGGGAAAGGGaagagggggagaaaaaaaaggaggCACAGAGAAGGGAGgagtgagaaacagaaagagagggagggagagaagagagctCATACATTTAGGGCTTACTTTACTTGGGGACATTTAAACTGCAGACGCAGTAATagtaactgtgtgtgtctgggtgtttgtattacctgctgcaccaggtATGTAGCGCTCTGGGTAGAGGTCAGTTAAGAACAAGCTGTTGATGAGAGTGGATTTACCCAAACCAGACTctcctaaaacacacaaaaaatacacaaacaagtCAGATCTAAAAATATCAATCAATAATGTtcatgtgaatgtttgtgtgtacatgcaTGCACATTAATTTAACTCACCTACTACCATCAGTGTAAACTCAAATCCCTTTTTAACAGATTTCCTGTGTACCTGATTAGGGAGGTTGGCAAATCCTACATACCCTGCAGCCTCAGGGAActataacacaaacacacacatcaattaaaatgcatttttatacaTTAGTTTTTTTGTATTGTAAAAACTTTTTGGGAAGAAGGCATGGTGCAAGATCTCAATGATGGGTAAGGATGtttggaggaagagaaaaaaaatgttgtacaATGGTACACAGTGATGAAATGTGTGGGATGTGagaaaattataattaatatttatagttAAATATGACTAGGGTCATGAAATAACATGGCAGAACATTCAGATTTCAGTCTTTGGAATTTTTAGATTATCATTTTAAtaagtgtacaaataagtttctaaGTATTTATgtggaacataattgtaatacAAGTTTGAGAGTTTTTCAATTatacattaaacaaaatatCTAAATCTCGTCTCTTTCACACAAACTCCAGAGCAACAGTCACAACAGAGCATTTTGGCATGGAGAAGCACCTGTGCAGCATGCAATAGAAACTCCAGAACATTGCCCGCTCTGTTGTGACTGTTGTTGTGCTGTATCTGACTTTGCCCGGAGTCTTTAGTAGGGTGCTAGGAAGATATAGTCTGTGTAATGTCTGGGACAAATGTTGTGGATGTttgcgttcacacatacagctcctccaggtaaatTCTGGGACATTTCTGGATtatgctgcatgtgtgaaaagggCATTATATGCCTAATACTATAAAGaatatgtattatataaaaGAATTTGTTATTGCTCAGTTAAATTGAGGTGCTATTGTTTGGTATTTCAAAAACACCAATTACTCAATTAAGCATCTGAATAATAGGTAGATTAATCCAGCCCAGATATAAACAGAGGTGAAAGGCCTAAATGATACTTTGTTCTACCCACCTTGCCTTTTTCTCCAGATTGTGACATGCCTGCAGCCACTTGGCAAAAAactgaaacaaaagaaaacattcaACCTCTTAACTGTCTGAGTATAGTTCACTTTGAGCTCATAATTTAGAGGGCAAATTAATAGCCAGGATGGAAAACAAAAGGTTCCCATGTTTTATTCAAACAAAGGCAAACTCACTTTCATCTTAATGGGTTTCCACTTCCGACATTATTAAAagtgattgactgactgacccTATTACCTTTACACCCTCAAGCACATGTGATGGATGGTCTAAAGCTGTGCCCTGGAGTATGATATTCAGCAGTGAGAGAATAAACAGGAGTGTATGAGAACATACACAAAGGGAGAGAACAATCCTGTTTATCTTTCATATCTCATCCCTATGCATTAATTAAAGCTGAGATGTCAGTTGGTGAACCTCATTCACCTCTGATGCTAAATACCTACCACAGTGCTTCACATTTGCCTGGAACAATGCCATTTTTGTTACTGTTTGACACTATGCATTTCCAGAAGACTGTAGGCACCTTTCAATGAGTGGTTTCCACCATTTCAAGGCACACCCATTGCTAATACAGGCATTCAATCAGCCACACGTAATCCTTAATTCAATGCTAAGTCAGGGCTGGACAGGTTATCAAGAGTCCAGCATTGGCCTGTGAAGCAGgagaactgcattctctggtgtGATGGTGCTCCATTAAATATCACTCTTATGAGTTAGAGTGATATTTGTGAGAACTAATGACCTAACCTCAGAGATGTTTATGAGGTTGAATACAACAAATCTGCAAAGCAATATCCCtacatctagtgtaaatccCTCCTAAAAGAATAAAGACTGTTACATCAGCAAATGAaaggtgggggaaaaaaaaaaaacaataccaaTAAATTATGGTACTGAAGATGAACTGGGCAAGTTGGTGTCTATAAACTATTGGCCATATATATACGTTAATTGTATATGTAAATTGCTATTCAGGGCTTACATTTTTTAACTTGAAATTCTGATTTTCCTGTTGACCAACCACAagatttatatgtatatttgtgtatacgtgtgtgtattgtgtttgtCTGCAGAGTTTGTCCAGCTGTATGTCTTCTGTAGTTGCTGGATTTCCCTCCAGTTACATCATACTCTTCACCATAGCCAAGCAAATATCGTTTCCACAAGAAGTATGCTGAAGTGTTTATTCATTACCTAAATTCATAGCACAATCCAGTGTAAGAAATTTCATTAAGCCTGAAATCCAACTTCTATTGCTCATAACACGAGAGTAATTTAAGAGTTTAAAAGGGGTACTGGCAGACTCTCAAATAAACATATTGTAATTTGTAATGTTATATGATAAGAACATTTCATTTTTGTCTCCTTTCCGCCTACTCCCTTATTAGTAAGACTTTCCAAGGTCATCCCCAATCCAGCAAGAACATTCACAGGTGAAGTGCTCTTCagcaaggcacctaaacccAAAAATGTTCCCGGGGCACCAGGTGTATGGGTTCAATGCCCCTCATAAttagtgcgagtgtgtgtgtccactgccaaggatgggttaaatgcagaggccaAATTTCATTGTACTGCTGTACAGTGACCATAAAGCATGATTTCACAAttcgaaagaaa
This window contains:
- the zgc:63587 gene encoding septin-2, coding for MSQSGEKGKFPEAAGYVGFANLPNQVHRKSVKKGFEFTLMVVGESGLGKSTLINSLFLTDLYPERYIPGAAEKIERTVQIEASTVEIEERGVKLRLTVVDTPGYGDAINSQDCFKTIIQYIDNQFERYLHDESGLNRRHIVDNRVHCCFYFISPFGHGLKPLDVEFMKAIHSKVNIVPVIAKADTLTLRERDRLKQRILDEISEHGIRIYQLPDADSDEDEEFKEQTRVLKASIPFAVIGSNQLIEVKGKKIRGRLYPWGVVEVENPEHNDFLKLRTMLVTHMQDLQEVTQDLHYENFRSERLKRAGRTVEDEVMDKDQILMEKEAELRRMQEMIARMQAQMRMKPGDD